The nucleotide sequence GACGCGCGGCTGGCTCTTGCGGCTCTGCATCGTCGCCAGCGCGCTTTCGTCGAGCGGCAGCTCCTTCTCGATCCGCTTGTAGGCCGCATCGCGGTAGCCCGCCTCGCGCTCGCAGCCGATCCACTGCCTGCCGAGCCGCTTGGCGACCGCGCCGGTCGTGCCGGTGCCGAAGAACGGGTCGAGCACGACATCGCCCGGTTCGGTCGTCGCCAGCAGCACGCGATAGAGTAGCGCCTCGGGCTTCTGCGTCGGGTGGACCTTGTGCCCGCCCTCCTTGAGCCGTTCGGGTCCGCTGCAGATCGGCAGGACCCAGTCGCTGCGCATCTGCAGCTCGTCGTTGAGCGTCTTCATGGCGCGGTAGTTGAAGTGATACTTCGCCTTCTCGCCCTGGCTCGCCCACAACAGCGTCTCGTGCGCATTGGTGAAGCGGGTGCCGCGGAAGTTGGGCATCGGGTTCGCCTTGCGCCAGACGATGTCGTTGAGCAGCCAGAACCCGAGGTCCTGCACGATCGAGCCGACGCGGTAGATGTTGTGGTAGCTGCCGATGACCCACAGCGCCCCGTCGGGCTTGAGCACGCGGCGCGCCTCGGCGAGCCATTCGCGGGTGAACTTGTCGTAGGCCCCGAAGCTGGCGAACTGGTCCCAGTCGTCGGTCACCGCATCGACATGGCTGCCGTCGGGCCGGTTGAGATCGCCCCCGAGCTGGAGGTTGTAGGGCG is from Croceibacterium aestuarii and encodes:
- a CDS encoding site-specific DNA-methyltransferase, producing MGQLEKLRPAKAGTPEVALPVGRILPGDCVAAMRSLPTASVDLVFADPPYNLQLGGDLNRPDGSHVDAVTDDWDQFASFGAYDKFTREWLAEARRVLKPDGALWVIGSYHNIYRVGSIVQDLGFWLLNDIVWRKANPMPNFRGTRFTNAHETLLWASQGEKAKYHFNYRAMKTLNDELQMRSDWVLPICSGPERLKEGGHKVHPTQKPEALLYRVLLATTEPGDVVLDPFFGTGTTGAVAKRLGRQWIGCEREAGYRDAAYKRIEKELPLDESALATMQSRKSQPRVAFGSVVEAGLIPPGTELFDKKRQWCATVRADGSLASGKESGSIHHVGKTLQGAPSCNGWTFWHMEHEGEIKPIDAARQTYLLSVED